The Acidovorax sp. RAC01 genomic sequence TCGGCCAGGTTGGCCAGGTGACTGAAATAGGTGAAGGCGCGGATCACGCTCACCGTCTGGTCGCCCGACAGGGACTTGAGCAGCTTCTTGAGCGCGCGGTCGGCTTCCTGGTCGGCATCGCGGCGGAAAGCCACCGACAGCTTGCGCACCTGCTCGACCAGTTCGTACGCGGCCACGCCCTCCTGGTCGCGGATCACGTCGCCCAGAATGCGCCCGAGCAGGCGGATATCATCAATCAGGGGCTGGTCCTTGTCGGATCGTTTCATCAGGTTTGTCTCCGGAATGGATGGGGGCCCGGCGCCGCCAGCCCACGTTTTCCGGGCGCACCGGCCCCAGTGCGGGCGGATGCTAGCATCGCCCGCCGCTGAATAATTACAAACAGGTTACGAACTTGAGCCCTAAAAACGATGCCCCCCACGCTCCGCCGCTTCGCGGGTCGCTGCCCCCCCAGGGAGGGAGCCTTTCGCCTTGGGGCGGCCCGGCGGCGAAAGATTCCCCCCCCATCGTGATCGCCACGCGCGAAAGCCGTCTGGCCATGTGGCAGGCCGAGCACGTTCAGGCGCTGCTGCAGGCCCGCGGCCACACCGTGCAGCTGCTGGGCATGACGACCAAGGGCGACCAGATCCTGGACCGCTCGCTCTCCAAGGTGGGCGGCAAGGGCCTTTTTGTGAAAGAACTGGAAACCGCGCTGGAAGAAGGCCGCGCCCACATTGCCGTGCACTCCCTCAAGGATGTGCCGATGGAGCTGCCCCCCGGCTTTGCCCTGGCGTGCGTGATGGAACGCGAAGACCCGCGCGATGCCTTTGTGTCCCCCGCCCATGCCAGCCTGGCGGCACTGCCCCAGGGCGCCGTCGTGGGCACTTCCAGCCTGCGCCGCCAGGTGCTGCTGCAGGCGCTGCGGCCCGACCTGCGCATCGAGCCGCTGCGCGGCAACCTTGACACCCGCCTGCGCAAGCTCGACGAAGGCCAGTACGACGCCATCGTGCTGGCAGCAGCGGGGCTCAAGCGCCTGGGGCTGGAGTCCCGCATCCGCGCCACGTTCGAGCCCGCCGACATGCTGCCCGCCGCGGGCCAGGGCGCGCTGGGCATTGAAGTGCGCAGCGACCGGCAGGATCTTGTCGACGCGCTGGCGCCGCTGGCCGACCAGACCACTTGGCTCACCGTGGCAGCGGAACGCGCAGTCAGCCGCGCGATGGGCGGCAGCTGCTCGATGCCGCTGGCAGCCCACGGCACGTTCACGTCCGGCACGCTGCAGCTCGACGCTGCCTGGGGCGACACCGAAGGCCGCCTACCGCTGGTACGCGCCCAGGCCAGCGCCCCGGTGACCACGCTGGCACAGGCGGAAGCGCTGGGCCTGGCGATTGCACAGCGCCTGCGCGAAGGCGGCGCACGCGGCGCAGAGCCCGCAGCGCCACAGGCTTAAGCTGACCGTGCCCCTGCCACCGCGCGTGATCGTCACGCGGCCCGCCCGCGAAGCTGCGCAGTGGGTGCATGGGCTTGCCAGCCACGGCATCGCCGCTGTGGCGCTGCCGCTGATTGCCATTGGCCCCTGCACCGCCCCAGAGGCCATCCATGCGCTGGAAGCCGCGCGCGCCAGGTCAGGCAGCTACCGCGCCCTGATGTTCGTCAGCGGCAATGCAGTGACGTACTTTTTTGGATCAAAACAGGCTGTAGCGCTGGTTGAATCATCCCCTATAGCTATCAAAACAAGAGCATGGGCACCAGGCCCGGGTACCGCGTGGGCGCTCGCAGAGGCGGGCGTGCCCGCCGCGCTCATCGACGGCCCTGCACCCGATGCGCCGCAGTTCGATTCCGAAGCGCTCTGGCAGCAGGTGGGGGCGCAACTGGAACCGGGCGACCGCGTACTGATCGTGCGCGGGCACTCGGGCGGTGTGCACGACACGCAACAGGGCACCGGCCGCGACTGGCTCGCCCGCCAGATTGAAAGCGCAGGCGCCCACGTCGATTTTGTGGTGGCATACCAACGCGGCGCTCCGACATTCGACGCGCAGCAAACCGCGCTCGCACAGCAGGCCGCCCACGACGGATCGCTGTGGTTGCTCAGCAGTTCCGAAGCCGTGGCCCACCTGGCAGAGGCGCTGCCGGGGCAAAGCTGGGCAGACGCCCGCGCGCTGGTCACGCACCCGCGCATTGCGCAGGCGGCGCGGGCCGCCGGTTTTGGTCGCGTTGACGAATGCCGTCCGTCACTGGAGGACGTGGTGGCGTCGATAGAATCGACCGCATGAGTTCCGTGCCGCCCATTGCCCCGCCTCCATCGCCCGCTGCCCCCGTGGCGGCACCGGCTGGTGCAGCCACGCAGGCGGGATTGCCCGGGCCCCTGCCGGCCACCCCGCGCGGCAATGCGCTGCAGTGGGTTCTGGCGGTCGTGGCGGCGGCGGCGCTCGTCAGCACCGGGCTGCTGTGGCAAAAGCTCAGCGGCATCCAGGAACAACTGGCCCGGCAGTCGGCCGACTCTGGCGCGTTGGCCATCGAGGCCCGCACCATGGCCCGCCAGGCCGAAGACCTGGTGCGCGAGACGGCGGCCCGCCTGTCGGTGGCCGAAGCCCGCGTGAGCGAAGTCGCCCTGCAGCGCAGCCAGCTTGAAGAACTGATGCAGAGCCTGTCGCGCTCGCGCGACGAAAACCTGGTGGTGGATATCGAATCGGGCATTCGGCTCGCGCAGCAGCAAACCCAGCTCACCGGCAGTCTGGAACCCCTGGTGGCAGCCCTCAAATCGGCCAATCTGCGCATCGAGCGCGCGGCCCAGCCCCGCCTGGCGCCGGTACAGCGTGCCATCGGCCGCGACCTGGACCGCCTGACACGCGCCGCCGTGACCGACACCGCCGGCCTGCTGGCCCGGCTCGATGACCTGGTGCGCCAGGTGGACGAGTTGCCCGTACAAAACGCCGTGGCCCAGGCCGCTGCCACCCGCCGCCTGGGCGCCGGGCCGGCCACGACGCCCGCCGCGCCTTCGGCAGCGCCACAAGATACCGCGGCCTGGTGGCAGACCGCCCTGCAGCGCAGCTGGGAAGTGGTGCGCGACGAGGCCCGCGGCCTGGTCCGCGTGAGCCGCATCGACCAGCCCGAGGCCATCCTGCTGGCGCCCGAGCAGGCGTTTTTCCTGCGCGAGAACCTCAAGCTCAAGCTGCTGAACGCGCGGCTGGGCGTGCTGGCCCGGCAGTACGACTCGGCCCGGGCCGACCTCACCGCCGCCACGGCAGCGCTGAACAAGTATTTCGACCCGGCTTCGCGCCGCACGCAGGCCGCGGCCAGCACCCTGCAGGCCGCGCAAGCCAGCATGAAGGTGGCCGAGCTTCCGCGCCTCGATGAAACCCTGGCCGCGCTGGCCACCGCCGCTGCGGGACGATGATGCGCCGCCCCGAATCGCTTTGCGCCCTCCCCCCAAGGGTGACGACGTCCTCGGTGCGGGTCGGCCTGTGCCCAGCGTTCGTGGCCTGTGCCGCGCCAGTGGCGGTGGTCGCGGGCGCACGCTGCGCGATGGGCAACCACTGACATGCGCGCGGCACTCTGGCTTTTGGCGTTGTTCGGTGTGGCGGTGGCCGCAGCCCTGTTTGCGGGTAACAACCAGGGCACGGTCACGCTCTACTGGCCGCCCTACCGCATCGACCTGTCGCTCAACATGGTGGTGCTGCTGCTGGTAGGCAGCTTTGTCACGCTGTACGCCGCACTGCGCGCCCTGGCTGCGCTGCTGGAACTGCCCCGGCAGGCCCGGCGCTGGCGCCTGCAGCAAAAAGAGCGCGCCATGCACGCGTCGCTGCTCGACGCCCTCACGCACATGCTGGGCGGGCGCTTCATCCGCTCGCGCAAGGCCGCAGCGGCCGCGCTGGCGCAAGAGCACGCGCTGGCTGCCGCCAACGAGCCCTTGCCCCATGCGCGCCAGCTGCGCGCGCTCTCGCACATGATTGCCGCCGAGGCCTCGCACGCGCTGCAGGACCGCGCCACGCGCGAATCGCACCTGCGCGATGCCCTGCAGGAGTCGCCCCTGCGCGGCACGGTGATGGAGCAGGAGTTGCGCGAAGGCGCGCAGATGCGGGCCGCCCGCTGGTCGCTGGACGACCGCGACGCCAGCGCTGCCCTGGATCGCCTGACCGAACTGCCCCAGGGCGCCGCGCGCCGCACGCTGGCGCTGCGCATCAAGCTCAAGGCCACGCGCCTTGCACACCAGACGCGCGAGGCGCTGGACACGGCCCGCCTGCTGGGCAAGCACCGGGCGTTTTCGCCCAGCGCGGCGCAAAGCATCGTGCGCGGCCTGGCCACCGAGCTGATCAACAGCGCGCACGACACGGCCCAGCTACAACAGATCTGGCAGTCGCTCGAATCATCGGAACGCCAGATGCCCGAGATCGCCATCCACGCCGCCCAGCGCCTGGCGCTGCTGGGGGGCGAAAGCGCGCAGGTGCGTTCTTGGCTGCTCCCCGTATGGGAACGGCTGGTGAACACGCCCGATGCGCTGGCCGAGCAGCACGCCCTGAAGCTGGTGCGCGCGCTGGAGGCGGGCCTGGGTGCCATCGACGCCCCCTGGCTGGCCCGCATCGAGGCGGCCCAGCAGGCCAATCCCCGCGACGCGCGCCTGCAGTACCTGGCGGGCATGGCGTGCCTCAAGCGCCAGCTGTGGGGCAAGGCGCAACAGCTGCTCACACAGTCGGCCCAGCAACTGGCCGACACGGGCCTGCGCGCCAGCGCCTGGCGCCACCTGGCCGAGCTGGCCGAGCAGCGCGGCGACGCTGCCGCAGCGGCCGCTGCCTGGAAGATGGCGGCCCTGGGCCAGTAGCCCACTGGCCCGAGCGGCGAGCTTGGCTCGCGCGACCCACGCATTTGTCGCAGGCACAGCCGCGTGGCCCCGGCAAGCACCGCTGCAGCACCCGCACCCGATCAGCCGCTGCGCTGAACCTGTCTTTTTGCGCCTTCCATTGCACTGGACCCACGCCGCCCCGCGGCGTTTTCAACGCGCGAACATTACGTTACTTTGATGACGCACCCCACTTCATTTCAGATATTTTGAATTGAAGCATCAATACGCCTGAAACGCCGGTCGGCAGCCGGTTCCTACACTGCCTGCATCCCTGTTGTTGGGCTGCCCGGCGCAACCCGCAACGGCCACCCAGGGTGCATTGCCAGCACCCCTGCCTTCCCCCGTCAACCCGACCCATGACCCTTGCCGTGAAAAACCCTGCCAACCCAAGCCCCCGCTACACCGGCACCGCCATCCTGCTGCACTGGGTGCTGGGCGCGGCCATCCTCGGGCTGCTGGGCGTGGGCATCTACATGACGGGGCTGCCGTTCTCGCCGCAGCGGCTCAAGCTGTACAACTGGCACAAGTGGGCAGGGGTCACGCTGCTGGCACTGTCGGCGCTGCGCCTGCTGTGGCGCCTCACGCACCGGCCGCCCGCGCTGCCCGATGCCATTGCCCGCACCATGCCTGGCTGGCAAAAGCTGGCGCACCACGGCACGCACTTTGCGCTGTATTCGCTGTTCTTTGCCGTGCCATTGATCGGCTGGGCCTACAGCTCGGCGGCCGGCTTCCCCATCGTGTTCCTGGGGCTGTGGCAACTGCCTGACTTCGTACCGGTGAGCAAAGAGCTGGCAGACGCCATCAAGCCCTGGCACCAGTACACCGCCTTTGCGTTGGGCGGGCTGGTGCTGCTGCATGTGGCGGCAGCGCTCAAACACCAATGGGTGGACCGCGATGGTCTGCTCCACCGCATGCTGCCGGGCAAACGCGGTTGAACGCTGCAGGCACCTTGCGCACACCGGCTCATCCAGCCCCGGCCTTCGTCCCCCTCATCCGCCCTTCCTTTTTGATTGCGCCTTCGGAGTTAGCACCATGCAAGCCTTGACCCTTATCACCCGCCTGTCTGTGGCCA encodes the following:
- a CDS encoding heme biosynthesis HemY N-terminal domain-containing protein: MRAALWLLALFGVAVAAALFAGNNQGTVTLYWPPYRIDLSLNMVVLLLVGSFVTLYAALRALAALLELPRQARRWRLQQKERAMHASLLDALTHMLGGRFIRSRKAAAAALAQEHALAAANEPLPHARQLRALSHMIAAEASHALQDRATRESHLRDALQESPLRGTVMEQELREGAQMRAARWSLDDRDASAALDRLTELPQGAARRTLALRIKLKATRLAHQTREALDTARLLGKHRAFSPSAAQSIVRGLATELINSAHDTAQLQQIWQSLESSERQMPEIAIHAAQRLALLGGESAQVRSWLLPVWERLVNTPDALAEQHALKLVRALEAGLGAIDAPWLARIEAAQQANPRDARLQYLAGMACLKRQLWGKAQQLLTQSAQQLADTGLRASAWRHLAELAEQRGDAAAAAAAWKMAALGQ
- a CDS encoding uroporphyrinogen-III synthase yields the protein MPPRVIVTRPAREAAQWVHGLASHGIAAVALPLIAIGPCTAPEAIHALEAARARSGSYRALMFVSGNAVTYFFGSKQAVALVESSPIAIKTRAWAPGPGTAWALAEAGVPAALIDGPAPDAPQFDSEALWQQVGAQLEPGDRVLIVRGHSGGVHDTQQGTGRDWLARQIESAGAHVDFVVAYQRGAPTFDAQQTALAQQAAHDGSLWLLSSSEAVAHLAEALPGQSWADARALVTHPRIAQAARAAGFGRVDECRPSLEDVVASIESTA
- a CDS encoding cytochrome b produces the protein MTLAVKNPANPSPRYTGTAILLHWVLGAAILGLLGVGIYMTGLPFSPQRLKLYNWHKWAGVTLLALSALRLLWRLTHRPPALPDAIARTMPGWQKLAHHGTHFALYSLFFAVPLIGWAYSSAAGFPIVFLGLWQLPDFVPVSKELADAIKPWHQYTAFALGGLVLLHVAAALKHQWVDRDGLLHRMLPGKRG
- a CDS encoding uroporphyrinogen-III C-methyltransferase — encoded protein: MSSVPPIAPPPSPAAPVAAPAGAATQAGLPGPLPATPRGNALQWVLAVVAAAALVSTGLLWQKLSGIQEQLARQSADSGALAIEARTMARQAEDLVRETAARLSVAEARVSEVALQRSQLEELMQSLSRSRDENLVVDIESGIRLAQQQTQLTGSLEPLVAALKSANLRIERAAQPRLAPVQRAIGRDLDRLTRAAVTDTAGLLARLDDLVRQVDELPVQNAVAQAAATRRLGAGPATTPAAPSAAPQDTAAWWQTALQRSWEVVRDEARGLVRVSRIDQPEAILLAPEQAFFLRENLKLKLLNARLGVLARQYDSARADLTAATAALNKYFDPASRRTQAAASTLQAAQASMKVAELPRLDETLAALATAAAGR
- the hemC gene encoding hydroxymethylbilane synthase; translated protein: MWQAEHVQALLQARGHTVQLLGMTTKGDQILDRSLSKVGGKGLFVKELETALEEGRAHIAVHSLKDVPMELPPGFALACVMEREDPRDAFVSPAHASLAALPQGAVVGTSSLRRQVLLQALRPDLRIEPLRGNLDTRLRKLDEGQYDAIVLAAAGLKRLGLESRIRATFEPADMLPAAGQGALGIEVRSDRQDLVDALAPLADQTTWLTVAAERAVSRAMGGSCSMPLAAHGTFTSGTLQLDAAWGDTEGRLPLVRAQASAPVTTLAQAEALGLAIAQRLREGGARGAEPAAPQA